Proteins encoded together in one Cyanobium sp. WAJ14-Wanaka window:
- a CDS encoding succinate dehydrogenase/fumarate reductase iron-sulfur subunit codes for MSNPLSLNLRIWRQERADLPGSYVNYRLEQVSADLSLLEALDLLNEQLIVSGERPVLFEHDCREGICGSCGFLVNGQAHGPQAATTVCQLYLRRFKDGDTLTLAPWQAKAFPLIQDLAVDRGALDHLIEAGGFCSVNTGSAPDANALLVGRQQASSAFETATCIGCGACVASCRNASASLFVAAKLAHLAQLPQGQPERATRAEAMQRQMLKEGFGSCSSQLECEAVCPKQISADWISWMHGERRRLAESAG; via the coding sequence ATGAGTAATCCGCTCTCCCTAAACCTGCGGATTTGGCGTCAGGAAAGGGCTGACCTGCCTGGCAGCTACGTCAACTATCGGCTGGAGCAGGTCTCGGCAGATCTCTCCCTGCTTGAAGCTCTAGACCTACTCAATGAGCAATTAATCGTGTCGGGCGAGCGGCCGGTGCTTTTTGAGCACGATTGCCGCGAGGGAATTTGCGGCAGCTGCGGCTTCCTGGTCAATGGTCAGGCCCATGGTCCCCAGGCGGCTACCACCGTTTGCCAGCTCTATCTGCGCCGTTTCAAGGACGGCGACACCCTCACCCTTGCACCTTGGCAGGCGAAGGCATTCCCCTTGATCCAAGACCTGGCCGTGGATCGAGGCGCCCTTGATCATCTGATCGAGGCAGGTGGTTTTTGCTCAGTAAATACCGGCAGTGCCCCAGATGCCAATGCCCTATTGGTGGGCCGCCAGCAGGCCAGTTCAGCCTTTGAAACCGCCACATGCATCGGCTGTGGCGCATGCGTAGCAAGTTGCCGCAACGCATCCGCCAGCCTGTTTGTGGCCGCCAAGCTGGCCCACCTGGCCCAGCTTCCCCAGGGGCAACCTGAGCGCGCGACCAGGGCTGAAGCGATGCAGCGGCAGATGTTGAAGGAAGGTTTTGGAAGTTGCAGTAGCCAGCTCGAATGTGAAGCGGTTTGCCCCAAGCAGATTTCCGCCGATTGGATCAGCTGGATGCATGGTGAGCGGCGCAGGTTGGCTGAAAGCGCTGGATGA
- a CDS encoding pentapeptide repeat-containing protein, which produces MARRHRPVWGLLCALCLLLSGAFAQPAYAAMDVAKQVLIGADFSGQELRGATFNLTNLRDATFAGSDLQGASLFGAKLQDADLSNTNLKEATLDSAIFDGTNLTNAVLEDAFAFNTKFKNVVIEGADFTNVPLRADALKTLCASAHGSNSVTGRSTRDTLGCS; this is translated from the coding sequence ATGGCCCGCCGCCACCGCCCTGTTTGGGGGCTGCTTTGTGCCCTATGCCTGCTTCTCTCAGGCGCTTTTGCCCAGCCCGCCTACGCGGCCATGGACGTGGCCAAGCAGGTATTAATTGGGGCCGATTTCAGCGGCCAGGAGCTGAGGGGAGCCACCTTCAATCTCACGAACCTGAGGGATGCAACCTTTGCCGGTTCTGACCTGCAGGGGGCAAGCCTCTTTGGCGCGAAATTGCAGGATGCGGACCTAAGCAACACAAACCTGAAGGAGGCCACCCTCGATTCAGCGATCTTCGATGGCACCAACCTCACCAATGCCGTGCTCGAAGACGCCTTTGCGTTCAACACCAAATTCAAGAATGTAGTGATCGAGGGCGCCGATTTCACCAATGTGCCCCTGCGCGCCGATGCCCTGAAAACCCTGTGCGCCAGTGCCCATGGCAGCAATTCAGTGACAGGTCGCAGCACCCGCGACACCCTTGGGTGTAGTTGA
- the gap gene encoding type I glyceraldehyde-3-phosphate dehydrogenase, with translation MAIRIGINGFGRIGRLAFRRACSLGEVEVVGINDLIDVEYLAYMLCYDSTHGRFQGDVRIENGQLVVNGKSIRITAERDPNQLKWGEIGADYVLESTGFFLSDESARAHINAGAKRVVMSAPSKDETPMFVMGVNHSSYAGQDVVSNASCTTNCLALMAKVLNDNFGIVNGLMTTVHATTATQKAVDSPSAKDLRGGRGAGQNIIPSSTGAAKAVGRVIPELNGKLTGMSFRVPTPDVSVVDLTVNLERPASYEQIKAAMRAAAEGPMAGILGYTEDEVVSSDFLGESCTSVFDAGAGLALTDTFVKVVAWYDNEWGYSCKCLDLMLHMATVV, from the coding sequence ATGGCCATTCGCATCGGTATCAACGGTTTTGGTCGCATCGGCCGCCTCGCTTTTCGCCGGGCCTGCAGCCTGGGCGAAGTTGAGGTGGTGGGGATCAATGACCTGATCGATGTGGAGTACCTGGCCTACATGCTCTGCTACGACTCAACCCATGGCCGATTCCAGGGTGATGTACGCATAGAAAACGGCCAGCTGGTGGTCAACGGCAAGAGCATCCGCATTACGGCCGAGCGCGATCCCAACCAGCTCAAGTGGGGGGAGATTGGCGCCGATTACGTGCTGGAAAGCACCGGCTTTTTTCTAAGTGATGAAAGTGCCCGTGCCCACATCAACGCCGGCGCCAAAAGGGTCGTAATGAGCGCCCCCTCCAAGGACGAAACGCCGATGTTTGTGATGGGGGTCAACCACAGCAGCTATGCCGGCCAAGACGTGGTCTCAAATGCCAGCTGCACCACCAACTGCCTGGCCCTGATGGCCAAGGTTCTCAACGACAATTTCGGCATCGTCAACGGCCTGATGACCACGGTGCATGCCACCACAGCCACCCAGAAGGCCGTCGACAGCCCCTCGGCCAAGGACTTGCGCGGTGGCCGCGGTGCTGGCCAGAACATCATCCCCAGCTCCACCGGCGCCGCCAAGGCGGTTGGCAGGGTGATCCCTGAACTCAACGGCAAACTGACCGGGATGTCCTTCCGGGTGCCCACCCCCGACGTTTCGGTGGTGGATCTGACGGTGAACCTGGAGAGGCCGGCCAGCTACGAGCAGATCAAGGCCGCCATGCGGGCAGCGGCTGAGGGGCCCATGGCCGGCATCCTTGGCTACACCGAAGACGAAGTGGTCAGCAGCGATTTCCTCGGTGAGAGCTGCACCTCGGTTTTCGATGCCGGCGCCGGCCTTGCCCTCACCGACACCTTCGTGAAGGTGGTCGCCTGGTACGACAACGAATGGGGTTACAGCTGCAAGTGCCTTGACCTGATGCTCCACATGGCGACGGTTGTCTGA